The following are from one region of the Streptomyces decoyicus genome:
- a CDS encoding UDP-N-acetylmuramoyl-L-alanyl-D-glutamate--2,6-diaminopimelate ligase, which translates to MTTITPDGTPDGTPTPGNCSPPRPSLRPGPVVPGTLTAVSHADQSPKAQHAEKGGPGTYPGAPRPETVRPTPLADLAEQLGSPAPDAAHADAMVTGITHDSRAVRPGDVYAALPGARLHGADFVAQAADLGASAILTDPSGAERAVATGLPVLVVENPRARMGALAVSIYGAPGEDLLQIGITGTSGKTTTAYLIEGGLRAAAAKRPDGGLTGLIGTVETRIGDERIKSERTTPEATDLQALFAVMRERGVRALAMEVSSHALVLGRVDGCVFDVAIFNNLSPEHMEFHSGMEDYFQAKAQLFTKARSRAGVVNLDDEYGKRLAEGESEVPVTTFSAEGHPDADWRASDVEVGRLGSTFTVHGPDGRTLRAASPIAGPFNVANSLAAIVSLVVAGIDPQTAADGVAAVPGVPGRLERIDAGQPYLAVVDYAHKTDAVESVLRALRKVTDGKLHAVLGCGGDRDPHKRLPMGAAVARLADTAILTSDNPRNEDPLSILATMLAGAAEVPIHERGTVLVEEERAVAIAAAVARAEPGDTVIVAGKGHEQGQDIAGVVRPFDDRQVLRDAIEDSLKSQQSQQSPQPNHQG; encoded by the coding sequence GTGACGACCATCACTCCCGACGGCACCCCCGACGGCACCCCCACTCCGGGAAACTGCTCCCCCCCGCGGCCCTCGCTTCGCCCCGGGCCGGTTGTGCCCGGTACGCTCACCGCCGTGTCACACGCTGATCAGTCCCCGAAAGCCCAGCACGCCGAGAAGGGCGGGCCCGGCACATATCCGGGAGCCCCGCGCCCTGAAACGGTCCGCCCCACCCCCCTGGCGGACCTGGCCGAGCAGCTGGGAAGTCCGGCCCCGGACGCCGCCCATGCCGATGCCATGGTCACCGGCATCACCCATGACTCCCGTGCGGTCCGTCCCGGTGATGTCTATGCCGCGCTGCCCGGCGCCCGTCTGCACGGCGCCGACTTCGTCGCCCAGGCCGCCGACCTCGGCGCCTCGGCGATCCTGACCGACCCGTCGGGCGCCGAGCGCGCCGTGGCGACCGGCCTGCCGGTCCTGGTCGTGGAGAACCCGCGCGCCCGGATGGGCGCCCTGGCCGTCTCGATCTACGGAGCGCCGGGCGAGGACCTCCTCCAGATCGGCATCACCGGCACCTCCGGCAAGACCACCACCGCCTACCTCATCGAGGGCGGGCTGCGGGCGGCTGCCGCGAAGCGCCCCGACGGGGGACTGACCGGTCTGATCGGCACCGTCGAGACCCGCATCGGCGACGAGCGCATCAAGTCCGAGCGCACCACCCCCGAGGCCACCGACCTCCAGGCGCTGTTCGCCGTGATGCGCGAGCGCGGCGTCCGCGCCCTCGCCATGGAGGTCTCCAGCCACGCACTGGTCCTCGGCCGGGTCGACGGCTGCGTCTTCGACGTCGCGATCTTCAACAACCTCAGCCCGGAGCACATGGAGTTCCACTCCGGCATGGAGGACTACTTCCAGGCCAAGGCCCAGCTGTTCACCAAGGCCCGCAGCCGGGCCGGCGTCGTCAACCTCGACGACGAGTACGGCAAGCGGCTGGCCGAGGGCGAGTCCGAGGTCCCGGTCACCACCTTCTCCGCGGAGGGCCACCCGGACGCCGACTGGCGGGCGTCCGACGTCGAGGTCGGCAGGCTCGGCTCGACCTTCACCGTGCACGGCCCGGACGGCCGGACCCTGCGCGCCGCCTCGCCGATCGCCGGCCCGTTCAACGTCGCCAACTCGCTCGCCGCGATCGTCTCGCTGGTCGTCGCCGGCATCGACCCGCAGACCGCGGCCGACGGTGTCGCAGCGGTGCCCGGCGTCCCCGGCCGCCTGGAGCGCATCGACGCCGGCCAGCCCTACCTGGCGGTCGTCGACTACGCCCACAAGACCGACGCCGTCGAATCGGTTCTGCGCGCGCTGCGCAAGGTCACCGACGGCAAGCTGCACGCCGTCCTCGGCTGCGGCGGCGACCGCGACCCGCACAAGCGCCTCCCCATGGGTGCCGCGGTGGCCCGGCTCGCCGACACGGCCATCCTGACCTCCGACAACCCCCGCAACGAGGACCCGCTCTCGATCCTCGCCACCATGCTCGCGGGTGCCGCGGAAGTCCCCATCCATGAACGCGGCACGGTGCTGGTCGAAGAAGAGCGGGCCGTCGCCATCGCCGCCGCCGTCGCCCGCGCCGAGCCGGGCGACACCGTGATCGTCGCGGGCAAGGGCCACGAGCAGGGCCAGGACATCGCCGGAGTGGT
- a CDS encoding peptidoglycan D,D-transpeptidase FtsI family protein, whose translation MTEPRDPRRVPRPAQRGGQAGSRAGRPPAKRPAPRPGPKPQARRPAARPRSGGPQALRLGSPRPRLRLVSLGLTLIMLVFVVRLFQVQAVDAGAFAAKANENRYVPVKLAAERGAITDRNGVDLATTVDAYDITADPSLLAPAKTRIDDAPRRAAALLAPVLGEDKATLTEKLDQPKARYVLLARQRTPQVWKRIKDLRKTLDDRAAAAPKSAPRPNVLVGIFADKHSKRLYPNQDLASGVLGFVNGAGKGGGGLEALLNKQLAGKDGKLVYAQSGGRRVPTADTQEHPAVPGSKVELTLDRDIQWAAQQAITKQVAKSGADRGYVVVQDTRTGEILALANAPGFDPNEVSKADPEALGNAALSDAFEPGSTSKLMSLAAVLEEGVATSSTHVTVPNRLHRGDRLFADDVDHETWHLTLNGVLAKSSNIGTILAAGQLGKTQPEANQVLYSYLRKFGIGNPTGLGFPGETDGILAKPQDWNTSQQFTIPFGQGLSLNAVQAASVYSTIANGGERIAPSLVRGSTGPDGHYRPAPKPDRNRVVSSRTATTLATMLESVVDDEEGTGAKAKIDGYRVGGKTGTSNRVDPKTGRYHGYTASFAGFAPADKPRITVYCAVQNPTTGSYFGGQVCGPIYQQVMAFALKTLQVPPTGAKPPRLPVTFTPGQ comes from the coding sequence ATGACCGAGCCCAGGGACCCTCGCCGGGTGCCGCGCCCTGCCCAGCGCGGCGGCCAGGCCGGCAGCCGCGCCGGCCGCCCGCCCGCCAAGCGCCCCGCGCCCCGGCCGGGCCCCAAGCCCCAGGCCCGCCGCCCCGCCGCCCGCCCCCGCTCCGGGGGACCGCAGGCGCTCCGCCTCGGCAGCCCGCGCCCCCGGCTGCGGCTGGTCTCCCTGGGGCTGACGCTGATCATGCTCGTCTTCGTCGTACGGCTCTTCCAGGTGCAGGCCGTGGACGCCGGGGCCTTCGCCGCCAAGGCCAACGAGAACCGCTATGTACCGGTCAAGCTGGCCGCCGAGCGCGGCGCGATCACCGACCGCAACGGCGTGGACCTCGCCACCACCGTCGACGCGTACGACATCACCGCCGACCCGAGCCTGCTGGCGCCCGCCAAGACCAGGATCGACGACGCTCCGCGGCGGGCCGCCGCGCTGCTCGCCCCGGTCCTCGGCGAGGACAAGGCCACCCTCACCGAGAAGCTCGACCAGCCCAAGGCGCGCTACGTCCTGCTCGCCCGGCAGCGGACCCCGCAGGTCTGGAAGCGGATCAAGGACCTGCGCAAGACCCTCGACGACCGGGCGGCCGCCGCCCCCAAGAGCGCGCCCCGCCCCAACGTCCTGGTCGGCATCTTCGCCGACAAGCACAGCAAGCGCCTCTACCCGAACCAGGACCTCGCCTCCGGCGTCCTCGGCTTCGTCAACGGCGCGGGGAAGGGCGGCGGCGGCCTGGAGGCGCTCTTGAACAAGCAGCTGGCGGGCAAGGACGGCAAGCTCGTCTACGCCCAGTCCGGCGGCCGCCGGGTACCCACCGCCGACACCCAGGAACACCCCGCCGTCCCCGGCAGCAAGGTCGAGCTGACCCTCGACCGCGACATCCAGTGGGCCGCTCAGCAGGCCATCACCAAGCAGGTCGCCAAGTCCGGGGCCGACCGCGGCTACGTCGTCGTCCAGGACACCCGCACCGGGGAGATCCTGGCGCTCGCCAACGCGCCCGGGTTCGACCCCAATGAGGTCTCGAAGGCCGATCCGGAGGCGCTGGGCAACGCCGCGCTGTCCGACGCCTTCGAGCCGGGGTCCACCAGCAAGCTGATGTCGCTGGCCGCCGTCCTGGAGGAAGGCGTAGCCACGTCGTCCACCCACGTCACCGTCCCCAACCGGCTGCACCGCGGCGACCGGCTGTTCGCGGACGACGTCGACCACGAGACCTGGCACCTCACGCTCAACGGCGTGCTCGCCAAGTCCAGCAACATCGGCACGATCCTCGCCGCCGGCCAGCTCGGCAAGACCCAGCCCGAGGCCAACCAGGTCCTCTACTCGTATCTGCGCAAATTCGGCATCGGGAATCCCACGGGGCTCGGCTTCCCGGGGGAGACCGACGGCATCCTGGCCAAGCCGCAGGACTGGAACACCTCGCAGCAGTTCACCATCCCGTTCGGCCAGGGGCTCTCCCTCAACGCCGTACAGGCCGCCTCCGTCTACTCCACGATCGCCAACGGCGGCGAGCGCATCGCCCCCTCGCTGGTCCGTGGCAGCACCGGGCCCGACGGCCACTACCGACCGGCGCCCAAGCCCGACAGGAACCGCGTGGTCAGCAGCAGGACCGCGACCACGCTCGCCACCATGCTCGAATCGGTGGTCGACGACGAGGAAGGCACCGGAGCCAAGGCGAAGATCGACGGATACCGCGTCGGCGGCAAGACCGGCACGTCCAACCGGGTGGACCCCAAAACCGGCCGGTACCACGGCTACACCGCGTCCTTCGCCGGCTTCGCGCCCGCCGACAAGCCCCGCATCACGGTCTACTGCGCCGTGCAGAACCCCACTACGGGCAGCTACTTCGGCGGGCAGGTCTGTGGCCCGATCTACCAGCAGGTCATGGCCTTCGCGCTGAAAACCCTCCAGGTCCCGCCGACCGGCGCCAAACCCCCGCGGCTGCCGGTCACCTTCACGCCAGGCCAATGA
- a CDS encoding septum formation initiator family protein, whose amino-acid sequence MRGQGRPRGRQKRLAALLPSGAGGTAARTPFVLLIVVLLGSGLITLLLLNSALNQGSFELSKLEKKTDELTDEQQALQQDVDAYSAPGALERRARRLGMVPGGSPAFLLPDGTVRGRTSAATSEGAPLSTSAEPSLLGATGRTAPSAPPRPQAPPVEPPAVRQPVPAAAGAPGPDSAAPAPGALAPPPSAAPVSLVASGSDASPAPAPAPGAAAALSPTTSGR is encoded by the coding sequence GTGAGAGGCCAGGGGAGGCCGCGCGGCAGGCAGAAACGCCTTGCCGCGCTGCTCCCCTCCGGCGCCGGCGGCACCGCGGCGCGCACCCCCTTCGTGCTCCTCATCGTCGTCCTGCTCGGTTCCGGCCTGATCACCCTGCTGCTGCTCAACTCCGCCCTCAACCAAGGCTCGTTCGAACTCAGCAAGCTGGAGAAGAAGACCGACGAGCTGACGGACGAGCAGCAGGCGCTGCAACAGGACGTGGACGCGTACTCCGCCCCGGGCGCGCTGGAGCGGCGGGCCCGCCGGCTGGGGATGGTGCCCGGCGGCAGCCCGGCGTTCCTGCTCCCGGACGGCACGGTCCGCGGCCGGACCAGCGCGGCCACGTCGGAGGGGGCGCCGCTGAGCACCTCCGCCGAGCCGTCGCTCCTGGGCGCGACCGGCCGCACCGCCCCGTCCGCCCCGCCCCGCCCGCAGGCGCCGCCGGTCGAGCCGCCGGCCGTCCGGCAGCCGGTGCCGGCCGCTGCCGGCGCGCCGGGCCCGGACAGCGCGGCGCCGGCACCCGGCGCCCTCGCCCCACCGCCGTCGGCCGCCCCGGTCTCCCTGGTCGCGTCCGGCAGCGACGCTTCCCCTGCTCCCGCACCCGCGCCCGGCGCCGCGGCCGCCCTCTCCCCGACGACCTCCGGCAGGTGA
- the rsmH gene encoding 16S rRNA (cytosine(1402)-N(4))-methyltransferase RsmH, whose product MTNNTRHVPVMLQRCLDMLAPALAEPGAVVVDCTLGLGGHSEALLSTFPAARLIALDRDPSALKLAGERLAPYGDRATLVHAVYDELPEVLDRLGTPRVQGVLFDLGVSSMQLDEADRGFAYAQDAPLDMRMDQTTGISAADVLNTYAPGELVRILRSYGEEKQAKRIVEAVVRERAKEPFTNSARLVELIRDALPQAAKRTGGNPAKRTFQALRIEVNGELASVERAVPAAVKALAVGGRIAVLSYQSLEDRLVKQVFAAGAANTAPAGLPVVPERYQPRLKLLTRGAELPTEEEVAENRRAAPARLRGAERIRENVEDTA is encoded by the coding sequence ATGACCAACAACACTCGCCACGTACCCGTCATGCTCCAGCGGTGTCTGGACATGCTCGCCCCCGCTCTCGCCGAGCCGGGCGCGGTCGTCGTCGACTGCACGCTCGGCCTCGGAGGGCACAGCGAGGCACTCCTCTCCACCTTCCCGGCGGCCCGGCTCATCGCCCTCGACCGTGACCCGTCCGCCCTGAAGCTCGCGGGCGAACGGCTCGCCCCGTACGGCGACCGCGCCACCCTGGTGCACGCCGTCTACGACGAGCTCCCCGAGGTCCTCGACCGGCTCGGGACCCCGCGCGTCCAGGGCGTCCTGTTCGACCTCGGCGTCTCCTCCATGCAGCTGGACGAGGCCGACCGCGGCTTCGCGTACGCGCAGGACGCCCCGCTGGACATGAGGATGGACCAGACGACCGGCATCAGCGCCGCGGACGTCCTCAATACCTACGCGCCCGGTGAGCTGGTCCGGATCCTGCGCTCCTACGGTGAGGAGAAGCAGGCCAAGCGGATCGTCGAGGCCGTCGTACGCGAGCGCGCCAAGGAACCGTTCACCAACAGCGCACGGCTGGTCGAGCTGATCCGTGACGCGCTGCCGCAGGCCGCCAAGCGCACCGGCGGCAACCCCGCCAAGCGCACGTTCCAGGCCCTGCGCATTGAGGTCAACGGTGAGCTGGCGAGCGTCGAGCGCGCCGTTCCGGCCGCCGTGAAGGCCCTCGCGGTGGGCGGCCGGATCGCCGTGCTCTCCTACCAGTCGCTGGAGGACCGCCTGGTCAAGCAGGTCTTCGCGGCAGGAGCGGCCAATACGGCGCCGGCCGGGCTGCCGGTCGTCCCCGAGCGCTACCAGCCCCGGCTCAAGCTGCTGACCCGCGGCGCCGAACTCCCCACGGAGGAGGAGGTCGCCGAGAACCGCCGCGCCGCCCCCGCCCGGCTGCGCGGCGCGGAGCGCATCCGCGAGAACGTCGAGGACACCGCGTGA
- a CDS encoding beta-class carbonic anhydrase, which produces MPIPASQPLPPSADGAADRAGGTVTDRLVEANRRYADAFTDPGMDARPVLKVAVVACMDARLDLHDALGLELGDCHTIRNAGGVVTDDIIRSLTISQRALGTRSVVLIHHTGCGLLSLTEDFRHELAAEVGQRPTWAVEAFKDLDEDVRQSMQRVRTSPFLPHTDDVRGFVFDVTTGLLREIDPRT; this is translated from the coding sequence ATGCCTATACCTGCATCGCAGCCGCTGCCCCCGTCCGCCGACGGCGCCGCCGACCGTGCCGGTGGCACCGTCACCGACCGTCTCGTCGAGGCGAACCGGCGCTACGCCGATGCCTTCACCGACCCCGGGATGGACGCCCGTCCCGTCCTCAAGGTCGCCGTCGTGGCCTGTATGGACGCCCGGCTCGACCTGCACGACGCGCTCGGCCTCGAACTCGGCGACTGCCACACCATCCGCAACGCCGGTGGTGTGGTCACCGACGACATCATCCGGTCCCTGACCATCAGCCAGCGCGCGCTCGGCACCCGCTCCGTCGTCCTCATCCACCACACCGGCTGCGGTCTGCTCAGCCTGACCGAGGACTTCCGCCACGAACTGGCCGCCGAGGTCGGGCAGCGTCCCACCTGGGCGGTCGAGGCGTTCAAGGACCTCGACGAGGACGTACGGCAGTCCATGCAGCGGGTGCGCACCTCGCCCTTCCTCCCGCACACCGACGATGTCCGCGGCTTCGTCTTCGACGTCACCACGGGGCTGCTGCGGGAGATCGACCCGCGGACCTGA
- a CDS encoding AAA family ATPase — protein MTTYDERASLSDLTTTAERVHRSVESVIEGKPEVVRLALTVLLAEGHLLIEDVPGVGKTMLAKALARSVDCSVRRIQFTPDLLPSDITGVSIFDQQQRDFEFKPGAIFSQIVIGDEINRASPKTQSALLESMEERQVTMDGQTYELPSPFMVVATQNPVEMEGTYPLPEAQRDRFMARVSIGYPSPAAELQMLDVHGGASPLDDLQPVAHAHEILKLIDAVRTVHVAETVRRYTVDLVAATRSHPELRLGASPRATLHLLRAAKASAALLGREYALPDDVQSLAVPVLAHRLLPTAQAQLNRRTAEQIVQEILRRVPVPDPSAQAWRHPGQQPPGVRGL, from the coding sequence GTGACGACGTATGACGAACGAGCGAGCCTCAGCGATCTGACCACCACCGCGGAGCGTGTTCACCGGTCGGTGGAGAGCGTGATCGAGGGCAAGCCGGAGGTCGTACGGCTCGCGCTGACCGTGCTGCTGGCGGAGGGACATCTGCTGATCGAGGATGTGCCCGGCGTCGGCAAGACCATGCTCGCCAAGGCGCTCGCCCGCTCGGTCGACTGCTCGGTGCGGCGCATCCAGTTCACGCCCGACCTGCTGCCCTCCGACATCACGGGCGTCAGCATCTTCGACCAGCAGCAGCGGGACTTCGAGTTCAAGCCCGGCGCGATCTTCTCCCAGATCGTGATCGGCGACGAGATCAACCGCGCCTCCCCCAAGACCCAGTCGGCGCTCCTGGAGTCCATGGAGGAGCGCCAGGTCACGATGGACGGGCAGACCTACGAGCTGCCCAGCCCGTTCATGGTGGTCGCCACCCAGAACCCGGTCGAGATGGAGGGCACGTACCCCCTCCCCGAGGCACAGCGGGACCGTTTCATGGCCCGGGTGTCGATCGGCTACCCCAGCCCGGCGGCCGAGCTTCAGATGCTGGATGTGCACGGCGGCGCCTCCCCGCTCGACGACCTCCAGCCGGTCGCGCACGCCCACGAGATCCTGAAGCTGATCGACGCGGTGCGTACGGTCCATGTCGCCGAAACGGTGCGCAGGTACACCGTGGACCTGGTGGCGGCCACCCGCAGCCATCCCGAACTGCGGCTCGGTGCCTCACCGCGGGCGACCCTGCATCTGCTGCGCGCCGCCAAGGCGTCGGCCGCGCTCCTGGGACGGGAGTATGCCCTCCCGGACGATGTCCAGTCGCTGGCGGTGCCGGTGCTCGCGCACCGGCTGCTGCCCACCGCCCAGGCCCAGTTGAACCGCCGTACGGCCGAACAGATCGTGCAGGAGATCCTCCGGCGCGTCCCGGTCCCCGACCCGTCCGCACAGGCATGGCGGCATCCCGGCCAGCAGCCGCCCGGCGTACGGGGGTTGTGA
- a CDS encoding DUF58 domain-containing protein: MSEGGDEGTPERGGLRAALGGLTTRGRSFLAAGLAAVVCSYLLGQADLLRVGLLLAALPLVCVLVLERTRYRVAGSRTLSPARVPAASEARVRLRMENISRLPTGVLMLQDRVPYVLGPRPRFVLDRVEAGGRREVSYRVRSDLRGRYPLGPLQLRLSDPFGMCELTRSFSSVDTLTVVPRVEPLPPVRLAGEAAGYGDGRQRSLALAGEDDLIPREYRHGDDLRRVHWRSTARYGELMVRREEQPQKARCTVLLDTRGIAYPGAGPDSAFEWAVAGAASTAVHLLERGFSVRLLTDTGTSVPGPDSAGSFAGGAESAEAVGLLLDTLAVVDHSEEEGLSAAYDLVRGGNEGLLIAFFGDLDEEVAAVAGRMRQRSSAAVAFVLDGDAWMRGPGGIRFSGGQVPVAERLRLLRRAGWTALPVTPGEALADLWRAAADRAAAEPQRSAETGAPETAARGWS; the protein is encoded by the coding sequence ATGTCCGAGGGGGGAGACGAGGGGACGCCGGAGCGGGGCGGACTGCGGGCGGCCCTCGGGGGGCTGACGACACGGGGCCGATCGTTCCTGGCGGCCGGGCTGGCCGCCGTGGTGTGCTCCTACCTCCTGGGGCAGGCGGATCTGCTGCGGGTCGGCCTGCTGCTCGCCGCCCTCCCGCTGGTGTGTGTCCTGGTCCTGGAGCGCACCCGCTACCGCGTCGCGGGCAGCCGTACGCTCTCCCCCGCCCGGGTGCCCGCGGCCTCCGAGGCCCGGGTCCGGCTGCGGATGGAGAACATCTCCCGGCTGCCGACGGGCGTGCTGATGCTCCAGGACCGGGTGCCGTACGTCCTCGGGCCCCGGCCGCGCTTCGTCCTGGACCGGGTGGAGGCCGGCGGCCGCCGCGAGGTCTCCTACCGCGTCCGCTCCGACCTGCGCGGACGCTATCCGCTGGGGCCGCTGCAACTGCGGCTCTCCGACCCGTTCGGGATGTGCGAACTGACCCGTTCGTTCAGCTCCGTCGACACGCTGACGGTGGTGCCGCGGGTCGAACCGCTGCCGCCGGTGCGGCTGGCCGGCGAGGCCGCCGGGTACGGCGACGGACGGCAGCGCTCGCTGGCGCTGGCCGGCGAGGACGATCTCATTCCGCGCGAGTACCGGCACGGCGACGATCTGCGCCGGGTCCACTGGCGGTCCACCGCGCGCTACGGCGAACTGATGGTCCGCAGGGAGGAGCAGCCGCAGAAGGCGCGCTGCACGGTCCTGCTCGACACCCGCGGGATCGCCTACCCGGGAGCGGGCCCCGACTCGGCCTTCGAGTGGGCGGTGGCCGGCGCCGCCTCGACCGCGGTGCATCTGCTGGAGCGCGGCTTCTCGGTACGGCTGCTGACCGACACCGGCACCTCGGTACCGGGCCCCGACAGCGCCGGCAGCTTCGCGGGCGGCGCCGAATCCGCCGAAGCCGTGGGCCTGCTGCTGGACACCCTCGCCGTGGTGGACCACTCCGAGGAGGAGGGGCTGTCGGCGGCGTACGACCTCGTGCGCGGCGGCAACGAAGGACTGCTGATCGCCTTCTTCGGCGATCTGGACGAGGAAGTGGCGGCGGTCGCCGGGCGGATGCGGCAGCGCAGCAGCGCCGCCGTCGCCTTCGTCCTGGACGGCGACGCCTGGATGCGAGGCCCCGGCGGCATCAGATTCTCCGGCGGCCAGGTCCCGGTGGCCGAACGGCTGCGGCTGCTGCGCAGGGCGGGCTGGACCGCGCTCCCGGTGACGCCCGGCGAGGCGCTTGCCGATCTGTGGCGTGCAGCCGCGGACCGTGCCGCAGCCGAGCCGCAGCGGTCGGCGGAGACGGGCGCGCCGGAGACGGCGGCCAGGGGCTGGTCATGA